The region CCCTTCGCTCGCCGCGCCGCGAACGACATTGCCGAGTGCCTTGGCAGCCAGGCCGCCGATCACCAGGACCACCAGCGCCACGATCACGTTGGGCAGCCACAGCAGCAGTTGGCGCAGGACGTCGGAGACGGCGGGCAGGCCCAGCGCGTCGAACGCGACGACCAGCGCGATGAGCCGGATGAACCACTTCACCACGAGCGCGATCATCCCGGACGAATCCGTGTTCGTGCCCATGCGCGAGACGAAGTCCGCCAGGCCCGCGCGGCGCGCGAGGTCCTCGAACTTCACGGCGCGCAGCAGGGCGGCGACGCCCTTGGCGACGAGCGAGGAGACGAACCACCCCACGACCAGGATCACCGCGAAGCCCAGGACCTTGGGGATCGCGGAGAAGAAAAGGGCCATGGCCGCTGCCATGGATGTCATGA is a window of Caenimonas aquaedulcis DNA encoding:
- a CDS encoding mechanosensitive ion channel family protein, which encodes MTQITEWSTAFMTSMAAAMALFFSAIPKVLGFAVILVVGWFVSSLVAKGVAALLRAVKFEDLARRAGLADFVSRMGTNTDSSGMIALVVKWFIRLIALVVAFDALGLPAVSDVLRQLLLWLPNVIVALVVLVIGGLAAKALGNVVRGAASEGGLGNAELLAKVAATMVWAFAIVVAVNQIGIATTLVNTLFMAFVGAIALAAGLAFGLGGKDTAGEIVRKWYASAQENKGQIVRTAEAAQGRVEAAQPQRQAPGAGSIERP